The sequence acgtgacccggaagtgtctgcagacagcgctggctcctggccaatagagtgagatgagcgcacaaccctagagtctgggtaccttatatatatatatatatatatatatatatatatatataattttgaaGTTTATGATTTGTAAATTTTGGATGATAATCTATTACTAATAATAACACATTTACTATATTAATTATCCACATGTTGCGACCATATTTGAGCAGCTCAACTGCTAAGTCAGCTCTGGCATTGGGACTAGTAGCTCAAGTGACTCAAGACCTAATTCAGGCTAAACACTTCTAACTCTCTTCagttcttcctctatcacaagcattcattaattttgttcTGCCCGAAGCTCTAATCAGCTTCTCTCTTCCTTGCAGATGGTGATCAATtggaagggaagaacaagggggACCACAACAGAATCCACATAGCGGAGAAGTCTTATAAATATTCAGGGTGTGGAGAGAACATCCATCAGAGCTCCCAGtccacctcccatcaaagaaagAGCTTCATTTGGAGGGATAGCCTTACTTCACACAAAAGAACTCACAGTGGAGAGAAAttgtatcagtgcttggaatgtggaaagagcttcattcggaAGGATGGTCTCACttcgcatcaaagaattcatacagcgGAGAAACCCTATCCgtgcttggaatgcggaaagagcttcagtcagagggtgcaactcacttcccatcaaagaattcatacaggggagaaaccccatcagtgtttggaatgtggaaaaagcttcagccaGGCGATCCATCTCactacccatcaaagaattcatacaggggagaaaccctttcaatgccaggagtgtggaaagagcttcagccagggGATACATctaacttcccatcaaagaattcatacaggtcaGAAACCATACCAGTGCTGTGAATGTGGGAAAAACTTCAGTCAAAGCAGCCATCTCAagacccatcaaagaattcacacaggggtgaaacgctatcagtgcttggaatgtgggaagagcttcagtctcaggcagagtctcacttcccatcaaagaattcatacaggggataaACCTTTTCAATGccatgagtgtggaaagagctttcgtcacagttgcagtctcacttcccatcaaagaattcatacaggggagaaaccctataagtgcttggaatgtggaaagagcttcaatcggaatgatagtctcacttcccatcaaagaattcatacaaaggaaaaaccctatcaatgcttgaaatgtggaaagagcttcaatcgaaAGCATCatctcactttgcatcaaagaattcatacaggggagaaaccatatccatgcctggaatgtggaaagagcttccgttacAGGAAGAGTCTTACTTTGCATCAAAaagttcatacaggggagaaaccctatcagtgcttagaatgcggaaagagctttcgtcacaGTTCCAATCTAACTAGCCATCATAGAGTTCATACAGGCGAGAAATCCtatcagtgcttgaaatgtgggaagagcttcagtcagagacaGAGTCTCAATTCCCataacagaattcatacaggggagaaaccctatccgtgcttggaatgcggaaagagcttcagtcaaagttccCATCTAACTTCCCATCAAA comes from Podarcis raffonei isolate rPodRaf1 chromosome 2, rPodRaf1.pri, whole genome shotgun sequence and encodes:
- the LOC128409332 gene encoding zinc finger protein 345-like, with the translated sequence MKETDPAKLVRMEGGRWTVDLVRLSPASLRTTSERSLPGTSERSDGDQLEGKNKGDHNRIHIAEKSYKYSGCGENIHQSSQSTSHQRKSFIWRDSLTSHKRTHSGEKLYQCLECGKSFIRKDGLTSHQRIHTAEKPYPCLECGKSFSQRVQLTSHQRIHTGEKPHQCLECGKSFSQAIHLTTHQRIHTGEKPFQCQECGKSFSQGIHLTSHQRIHTGQKPYQCCECGKNFSQSSHLKTHQRIHTGVKRYQCLECGKSFSLRQSLTSHQRIHTGDKPFQCHECGKSFRHSCSLTSHQRIHTGEKPYKCLECGKSFNRNDSLTSHQRIHTKEKPYQCLKCGKSFNRKHHLTLHQRIHTGEKPYPCLECGKSFRYRKSLTLHQKVHTGEKPYQCLECGKSFRHSSNLTSHHRVHTGEKSYQCLKCGKSFSQRQSLNSHNRIHTGEKPYPCLECGKSFSQSSHLTSHQRVHTGEKHYQCFECGKSFRHSSSLTSHQGIHTGEKPYQCLECGKTFSQSSSLTFHQRIHTGEKPYQCLECGKSFSLRQSLTSHKRIHTGEKPYQCLECGKSFSQSSHLTSHQRVHTGEKHYQCLECGKSFRERTKLTSHQRVHTGEKPYQCLECGKSFRERTSLTKHKRVHTGEKPYQCLECGKSFRERMQLTSHHRIHTGEKPYPCLECGKSFRYRQSLASHQKVHTGEKPYQCFECGKSFREGSKLTSHQKIHTGQKTYQCLECGKSFSQGIHLTTHQRIHTGDKPFQCHECGKSFRHSSTLTFHQRIHTGEKPFQCHECGKSFGHSSYLMNHQRTHTGQKPYQCLKCGKSFSHRQSLTSHQRIHTEVKPK